The following are from one region of the Scylla paramamosain isolate STU-SP2022 chromosome 45, ASM3559412v1, whole genome shotgun sequence genome:
- the LOC135094288 gene encoding uncharacterized protein LOC135094288, producing the protein MEGDVVIKEMVVGGNTAVGGSFKGVAGVMKPPTHLSTHHPPHTSTHTAHSPTYTPSTHTPPSKAKPPPIPTTTKSLPTIPHPKPLSLPHPTTPLQPPHPVKRLSSPHKISSPVSPPTTTRASPPSPPPQTTTGRGTGNPATPPTPLRPPTTEVPEEKGEGRRQRPPLVNTHAPLTLPGR; encoded by the coding sequence atggaggGGGACGTGGTCATCAaagagatggtggtgggggGCAACACCGCTGTGGGAGGAAGCTTTAAGGGGGTGGCAGGGGTGATGAAgccccccacccacctctccaccCATCACCCACCTCACACCTCCACCCACACTGCACACAGCCCCACCTACACCCCTTCCACGCACACTCCTCCGAGCAAGGCCAAACCCCCTCCCATACCCACCACAACCAAGTCCCTCCCCACCATACCCCACCCcaagcccctctctctccctcaccccaccACACCCCTCCAACCCCCACACCCTGTCAAACGTCTATCCAGTCCCCACAAAATTTCCTCGCCCGTCTCCCCACCTACTACCACCAgagcctcccctccctccccacccccacaGACGACCACGGGGAGGGGAACTGGCAACCCGGCCACGCCTCCCACCCCACTCAGACCCCCCACAACTGAAGTAccagaagagaaaggggagggacgaa